The following are from one region of the Aspergillus luchuensis IFO 4308 DNA, chromosome 4, nearly complete sequence genome:
- a CDS encoding uncharacterized protein (COG:S;~EggNog:ENOG410PFHP;~InterPro:IPR021622;~PFAM:PF11559), with protein sequence MEPQNLQAASTYINNVLLARGLLKSGQPIDFANPEDEEGGTAATMGRIINLVNDLVLRRDREAEHRENLATTIRTLRAEESQKTAELEKVKTKASELTRSLALAEAQERALKANASSADSTIRGLKEQVQRMKTTIQQVRAQCANDIRKRDLEMQKLKSHLAERQRGKREGLSMTTININPAASQSSRSRLAAGGEGINDPGYSLKQETNDFLTELCQNLSDENDTLISLARNTVETLKDLQGLSQAEDEDKSATGMASVGAGRSLQGSVTALPTSCDELSAQMDHVLEHLRTLLTNPSFVPLEEVEMRDEEIKRLREGWEKMESRWSQAVTMMDGWHKRIADGGHSIQAEELRQGLDLRLDITQALSQDVGRDTTIQSPIFEDQEAEEEEEKQTAAKVTTEPSRPAESPRRTRQSTRETRSRRASKALKEKSDNIMTGRSPRKVSFTAGLQDSPCEPSADDETLQVKAHRSEAVTRRPSRRKAESKGLSRQGSSAQSPQPKESRRAAAIQASSSQARLSVPQKLAAAESEAREAEQARKESESRKRGRALKGSSKGHRDRRRSTLTSDELGELMGMPAK encoded by the exons ATGGAGCCACAGAATCTGCAGGCAGCATCTACTTACATCAATAATGTCTTGCTGGCCAGGGGGCTGCTGAAGAGCGGCCAACCCATTGATTTCGCCAAccctgaagatgaggagggaggcacGGCGGCCACAATGGGGAGGATCATAAATTTGGTCAACGATTTGGTTCTGCGCAGAGAT CGTGAAGCCGAACACCGAGAGAATCTAGCGACCACAATCCGCACCCTACGCGCGGAGGAATCGCAAAAAACAGCAGAGTTG GAGAAAGTCAAGACGAAGGCCTCCGAGCTAACCCGTTCCCTGGCTCTCGCAGAAGCGCAGGAACGAGCATTGAAGGCGAACGCTTCTAGTGCCGATTCGACAATCCGAGGACTGAAAGAGCAAGTGCAGCGTATGAAGACGACCATTCAGCAAGTTCGAGCTCAATGCGCCAACGACATCCGCAAACGCGACCTGGAAATGCAGAAACTGAAATCGCACTTGGCTGAACGCCAGCGCGGAAAGCGGGAAGGGCTGTCGATGACCACTATCAATATCAACCCAGCAGCCAGTCAATCGTCCCGATCTAGACTGGCGGCCGGTGGTGAGGGCATCAACGATCCTGGATACAGCCTCAAGCAGGAAACGAACGACTTCCTCACTGAACTATGTCAAAACCTCAGCGACGAAAATGATACGCTAATATCATTGGCACGGAACACAGTCGAAACTCTGAAGGATCTCCAGGGTCTATCACAAGCCGAAGACGAAGATAAGTCCGCGACCGGGATGGCAAGCGTCGGGGCTGGACGGTCCCTGCAAGGCTCGGTAACGGCGCTACCTACCTCTTGTGACGAGCTATCAGCACAAATGGACCATGTCCTCGAGCATCTACGAACACTGCTCACGAACCCATCGTTCGTACCTCTCGAGGAAGTAGAAATGCGGGACGAAGAAATTAAACGACTTCGCGAAGGCTGGGAGAAAATGGAAAGTCGGTGGAGCCAGGCCGTTACAATGATGGATGGCTGGCATAAACGGATCGCGGATGGAGGCCATTCGATTCAAGCGGAAGAGCTCCGACAAGGCTTAGACCTACGCCTAGACATCACGCAAGCACTGTCTCAAGACGTGGGGCGAGACACGACCATCCAGTCACCCATTTTCGAAGAccaagaggcagaagaggaggaagagaaacaaaCCGCTGCGAAGGTTACCACTGAGCCTAGCCGGCCTGCAGAGTCCCCCAGGAGAACTCGCCAGTCGACGCGAGAAACGAGATCCAGGAGAGCCAGTAAAGccttgaaagaaaagagtgaCAACATCATGACTGGACGCTCGCCACGGAAGGTCTCATTTACTGCGGGTCTACAAGACTCGCCTTGCGAACCGAGCGCGGACGATGAGACGCTACAAGTAAAAGCACACCGTTCGGAAGCGGTAACACGTAGACCATCAAGAAGGAAAGCTGAATCGAAGGGGCTCTCCCGCCAGGGAAGCAGCGCTCAAAGTCCTCAGCCCAAAGAGTCTCGCCGGGCAGCTGCTATCCAAGCATCAAGCAGCCAAGCTCGCCTGAGCGTGCCCCAGAAGCTAGCAGCTGCTGAAAGCGAGGCCCGAGAGGCAGAACAGGCTCGcaaagagagcgagagtcGTAAGCGTGGGCGGGCTCTCAAGGGATCCAGCAAAGGACACCGGGATCGACGCCGGAGCACACTCACCAGCGACGAGCTGGGAGAGCTGATGGGGATGCCTGCAAAGTGA
- a CDS encoding uncharacterized protein (COG:Q;~EggNog:ENOG410PM4N;~InterPro:IPR036291,IPR002347;~PFAM:PF08659,PF00106;~go_process: GO:0055114 - oxidation-reduction process [Evidence IEA]) — protein MATISAIRASNSRITPETVPRTAVFTGATDGIGKATLNRLISTNLPVRVYVIGRDGKKHQSFLDELRQSNRQAQITWLEGQLSLLADTKKLCDEIRRRETSLDCLYLSAGFISSGERIETSEGKSLSLVLNYYSRILLMVELLPLLNSSPNSPRVVSVLNAGYESSSIYLDDIDLEKPGHFGLGSLAKSMSTYTTLSMSRLAQENPHVVFIHHYPGGVSTDAFKKAWGGKWFWPLFKAALSAFGTSPEDAAEKVLYLITSAKYGGRGVPLGEEQKAGMTLTKSVQGGDLFAIDNKMKELFQGKVMFELQAMNASDIIWRRTVETLAPYSS, from the exons ATGGCCACCATCTCCGCAATCCGGGCCTCCAACTCCCGAATCACACCAGAGACTGTACCTCGCACGGCAGTCTTCACCGGAGCTACAGATGGCATTGGAAAGGCGACACTTAATCGCCTGATTTCTACGAATCTGCCAGTCAGGGTGTATGTCATTGGCAGGGACGGCAAGAAGCATCAATCGTTTCTAGATGAGCTTCGACAATCCAACAGACAGGCACAGATCACCTGGTTGGAAGGTCAATTGTCTCTTCTAGCAGATACCAAAAAGCTGTGCGATGAGATTAGGAGACGCGAGACGAGTCTTGACTGCTTGTACCTGAGCGCTGGCTTTATCTCCTCGGGGGAGCGCATTG AAACATCCGAAGGAAAAAGCCTCTCACTAGTACTGAACTACTACAGCCGAATATTGCTGATGGTTGAACTTCTCCCCTTACTCAACTCATCGCCCAATAGCCCACGCGTCGTAAGTGTCCTCAACGCGGGATATgaatcatcttccatctACCTCGACGACATCGATCTCGAGAAACCAGGTCATTTCGGCTTGGGCTCTCTCGCAAAATCAATGTCCACCTATACTACATTGTCTATGTCAAGATTGGCTCAGGAAAACCCTCATGTGgtattcatccatcattATCCTGGTGGAGTCAGTACAGATGCCTTTAAGAAGGCCTGGGGTGGAAAGTGGTTTTGGCCACTGTTTAAAGCTGCGTTGTCTGCGTTCGGAACGTCTCCTGAAGATGCTGCGGAGAAGGTGTTGTATTTGATCACTAGTGCTAAATATGGTGGCAGAGGGGTTCCGCTTGGTGAGGAACAGAAGGCTGGTATGACTTTGACAAAGTCTGTTCAGGGTGGTGATCTGTTTGCTATTGACAAtaagatgaaggagctgtTCCAGGGGAAAGTGATGTTCGAGTTGCAGGCTATGAACGCGAGTGATATCATTTGGCGCAGGACGGTGGAGAC
- a CDS encoding Leucine Rich Repeat domain protein (COG:S;~EggNog:ENOG410PR1Y;~InterPro:IPR011990,IPR001810,IPR019734,IPR013105, IPR036047,IPR032675,IPR013026;~PFAM:PF07719,PF00646,PF12937;~go_function: GO:0005515 - protein binding [Evidence IEA]), whose translation MARVVRGEGDSLQRRGQLLFRQGNYSDALAAFTEALSCKGADVMSILDNRAATYIKLTQYDRALNDSRQMIRRDTKDGRGVLRYGQTLLLTGDRAKALKAYGYGLKTLPEDHPRRKMILQMYCKVKEKASVKRLDPFDTLPLELAMMVLQYFNFRELAVLLRVSKGWQRMLSQPDLWMQLDFTEARRKVHWRSFRAFVQRSRALLTHAVMTNISTPFQERVLEALSRCPKLEHLEIRDPITQPNGLCDVFRSSTQLRSLIIAKQTPVAQENIAKFLSSLSQLERLEVHNAQPSPESKVHWPSHLPNLKSITLLTEASIPPPGRVPALYIPPATESMSCSMPNLEELRLESYPKVWAPYYLSFDPIRYSRLRRLDLKGVFIGTFSLPPSLEYLSIHAGAAPPGEEFPFSPEQPLHLPNLHTLMLRDIIWVTYRTLHRFIVDSKAVLRNLVVDRCPQLDSEKLSLVLAENSVNLTELGVPQLPGINDSTVKTLVEGLSNLTALDVSNTDVTGRLLKMLADARSSDVDFPRVEYVYIKNCDNIPYEAITYARSHGVSVIR comes from the exons ATGGCGCGCGTAGTCCGTGGCGAGGGAGACTCTCTGCAACGGAGAGGACAGCTGCTCTTCAGGCAGGGCAACTATTCAGACGCTCTGGCCGCGTTTACAGAG GCTCTCTCTTGTAAAGGCGCCGATGTGATGAGCATCCTGGACAACCGGGCCGCAACGTACATCAAGCTCACTCAGTATGATCGCGCTCTCAATGATTCGCGACAGATGATCCGCAGAGATACCAAAGATGGACGG GGCGTTTTGCGATATGGTCAGACCTTGCTTCTGACTGGGGATCGTGCAAAGGCCCTCAAAGCTTACGGCTATGGCTTGAAGACTCTGCCTGAAGATCATCCCCGTCGTAAG ATGATACTTCAAATGTATTGCAAGGTGAAAGAGAAGGCATCAGTGAAACGTCTAGATCCGTTTGATACTCTACCTCTCGAGTTGGCCATGATGGTGCTGCAGTATTTCAATTTTAGGGAGCTGGC GGTTCTCCTGCGAGTTTCGAAGGGATGGCAGCGAATGCTCTCACAACCAGATCTTTGGATGCAATTAGATTTCACAGAGGCCCGACGCAAGGTCCATTGGCGCTCCTTTCGGGCATTTGTCCAACGTTCGCGTGCCTTGCTAACCCATGCTGTCATGACCAACATATCCACCCCTTTTCAAGAAAGAGTGCTAGAAGCTTTGAGTAGATGTCCAAAATTGGAACATTTGGAGATCCGGGACCCTATCACACAGCCTAATGGGCTTTGCGACGTGTTCAGGAGCTCAACACAATTGAGATCTCTTATTATCGCGAAACAGACACCGGTGGCTCAGGAAAATATCGCGAAGTTTCTATCAAGCTTATCCCAGCTCGAACGTCTAGAGGTTCATAACGCCCAGCCGTCGCCCGAATCCAAAGTACATTGGCCTTCACATCTGCCGAATTTGAAGAGTATCACCTTGCTCACGGAAGCGTCAATTCCGCCACCAGGTCGTGTTCCTGCTCTATACATTCCTCCCGCTACT GAGTCAATGTCTTGCTCAATGCCCAACCTTGAAGAACTACGGCTTGAGTCGTATCCCAAAGTCTGGGCGCCGTACTATCTATCATTTGACCCTATCCGATACTCCAGGCTACGTAGACTGGATCTGAAAGGCGTATTCATAGGCACTTTCAGCTTACCGCCGAGTCTCGAATACCTTTCCATTCATGCAGGTGCCGCTCCACCTGGGGAGGAATTCCCCTTTTCTCCCGAGCAACCCTTACACCTTCCAAATCTCCATACTCTTATGCTTCGCGACATAATTTGGGTCACCTACCGCACGCTCCATCGGTTCATAGTCGACTCCAAGGCTGTATTACGGAACCTTGTCGTCGACCGCTGTCCACAACTCGACTCTGAGAAGCTCAGTCTTGTTCTGGCGGAGAATTCGGTCAACTTGACTGAGCTCGGAGTTCCTCAGCTTCCAGGCATCAATGACTCGACCGTGAAGACCTTGGTGGAAGGTTTGTCAAACCTCACTGCTCTAGATGTCTCCAACACCGATGTGACAGGCCGTCTGCTCAAAATGCTTGCTGACGCACGTTCCTCGGATGTCGACTTTCCACGTGTTGAGTATGTATACATCAAAAATTGTGACAATATCCCATACGAGGCAATAACCTACGCTCGGTCACATGGTGTCAGTGTCATCCGGTGA